In Flavivirga abyssicola, the following are encoded in one genomic region:
- a CDS encoding sulfatase family protein, with protein sequence MKTIHKVKTLLVFMICGMITMSYSQIRKNKTDKPNVIVVLADDIGVGDISFYRNLSKGKVILETPHIDNLAEQGMIFTNAHAPAALCATSRYGIMTGNCNYRSPVPWGVWSGYAKSVFTPEQITLGKLMKNANYNTAFFGKWHMGTSFKKLDDPNAIFVEKGKLSLNVDITKIVAGGPQQNGFDYSFSLPSGIQNVPYAVYENSKWFPLGKDSEVTHITKAEMLKKGVVLNKKEGLGDSNWHPSLIGPLLINKTTNHIAELSKKEKPFFIYYCSQAVHLPHNPPKELNGIQIAGTTPSSHMDMIKELDVQIGMMIQELKKQGVYENTVFIFTSDNGGLYGNKKTRQSGHKPSDIYRGKKNDPYEGGQRVPFIAVWPGKIESNQISSKPILGLDILATLAGITEQEIPKGQAEDSSNLLSVLKGDTNANPHPYLMIQGGAEREAMIIENEWKLIIQFDKKDKTDTVRTPVALFNLKDNISENEEFNFINDAKYKDKVASLLKKYNQTRDNKTPIGNHN encoded by the coding sequence ATGAAAACCATACATAAAGTTAAAACATTATTAGTTTTTATGATTTGCGGAATGATCACTATGTCGTATTCGCAAATCAGAAAAAACAAAACAGATAAACCCAATGTTATTGTAGTTCTGGCAGATGATATTGGTGTAGGTGATATATCTTTTTATCGAAATTTGAGTAAAGGGAAGGTAATTTTAGAAACCCCACATATTGATAACCTAGCAGAGCAAGGTATGATTTTTACAAATGCACACGCACCTGCTGCTTTATGTGCCACATCTAGGTATGGTATTATGACAGGCAATTGTAATTATAGAAGTCCTGTACCATGGGGTGTTTGGTCGGGTTACGCAAAATCGGTCTTTACACCAGAGCAGATAACTTTAGGAAAACTCATGAAAAATGCTAATTACAACACAGCATTTTTTGGAAAATGGCACATGGGAACCAGTTTTAAAAAGCTAGATGATCCAAATGCAATATTTGTTGAAAAGGGTAAGTTAAGTTTAAATGTCGATATTACTAAAATTGTAGCAGGAGGCCCTCAACAAAATGGATTTGATTACAGTTTTTCATTACCATCAGGGATTCAAAATGTACCATATGCTGTTTATGAAAATAGTAAGTGGTTTCCTTTAGGAAAAGATTCTGAAGTAACACACATTACGAAGGCAGAAATGTTAAAGAAAGGAGTTGTTTTGAATAAAAAAGAAGGGCTAGGTGACTCTAATTGGCATCCTAGCTTAATAGGGCCATTATTAATCAATAAAACAACAAATCATATTGCAGAGCTTTCCAAAAAAGAAAAACCATTCTTTATTTATTACTGTTCGCAAGCGGTGCATTTGCCCCATAACCCACCTAAAGAACTGAATGGTATACAAATTGCAGGTACTACACCGTCCAGCCATATGGATATGATTAAGGAATTAGATGTGCAAATAGGTATGATGATCCAAGAGTTGAAAAAGCAAGGTGTTTATGAGAACACGGTGTTTATTTTTACTTCAGATAATGGTGGTCTATACGGTAATAAGAAAACAAGACAATCAGGTCATAAACCAAGTGATATTTATAGGGGGAAGAAAAACGACCCTTATGAAGGCGGACAAAGAGTACCATTCATTGCTGTTTGGCCAGGTAAAATAGAGTCCAATCAAATATCTTCTAAACCTATATTAGGCTTAGATATTCTGGCTACCTTAGCGGGAATAACAGAACAGGAAATCCCTAAAGGACAAGCCGAAGATTCGTCTAATTTATTATCCGTTTTAAAAGGCGATACAAATGCAAATCCGCATCCATATCTTATGATTCAGGGAGGTGCTGAAAGAGAAGCCATGATTATTGAAAACGAATGGAAGCTCATTATTCAATTTGATAAGAAAGATAAAACCGATACAGTAAGAACACCTGTTGCATTATTCAATTTAAAAGACAATATCTCAGAAAATGAGGAATTTAACTTTATAAATGATGCGAAATATAAAGATAAAGTAGCATCGTTGTTAAAAAAATATAACCAAACAAGAGATAACAAAACACCTATAGGTAACCATAACTAA
- a CDS encoding SwmB domain-containing protein: MKNIKNLFKVILLLFIVSSCDDDEFVPPNEFVDVAFTSSLGLGAKEVDVNDYSGFLDLSSGATYHEWRIPKTAFFLKGPIPGNATNLDEFIINPGDTITNDRTALVLFKEADSVAKITIYNEFDEYTEFILNTGFDPVAGSTIIDTTRTELINGKWVYEYTLTIDVYDTIVPDMAIRDIDGNPIDYRNLSSIDLKFNDKLIFEDLSETTNNARPTSTRWRVHTIEDNEDDEINIFNGTTKIDTITFNKQIGSFRGKLTSNRDRTETIKADSEIFDIPVVFNVTALDESFTQTGSVEELPDGTIQVPLSSIVADIGSSPVASFTVNVNGSPATINSVIKSNTAGNTLIVTLETDIQETDVVTISYDGNGGLQSLDERPLQAFSNVAVANYIVTPVIQTGTIIELRDETIQVPFDVDFDPDTFTGDTTQGFEVLVNGISFSIASVSIDNTDNKVLNINLTDPIYRPDVITVGHDGSGDIRAIGGGAIGAFTGVPVIMDNGDILNGDGSFDDSSKWNNNSGNGTSSITFPNPAVPANNPDTGAVAFVEAPDGNKPDLRSSGTYPFEAGKTYVWTAKRYIFTAHTTTFAKPYIASDQLPNDDYVGEAREVWEDIQIAEFVQSTTGNFIVRYQPVPAGVSRVYYDDFIIAEKEVRP; the protein is encoded by the coding sequence ATGAAAAATATAAAAAATCTTTTTAAAGTAATATTATTGCTTTTTATAGTAAGCAGTTGTGACGATGATGAATTTGTTCCACCAAATGAGTTTGTGGATGTTGCGTTTACGAGTAGCTTAGGTCTAGGTGCAAAGGAAGTAGATGTTAACGATTATTCTGGATTTTTAGATTTATCTTCAGGTGCAACATACCACGAATGGCGTATTCCTAAAACAGCTTTTTTCTTAAAAGGGCCAATTCCTGGTAATGCAACTAACCTTGATGAATTTATCATAAATCCTGGTGATACTATTACAAATGATCGAACTGCACTTGTGCTTTTTAAAGAGGCAGATTCAGTAGCAAAAATTACAATTTATAATGAATTTGATGAGTATACTGAATTCATTTTAAATACTGGATTTGATCCTGTTGCTGGGAGTACAATTATTGATACGACACGCACAGAACTTATTAATGGCAAATGGGTTTATGAATATACCTTAACCATAGATGTTTATGATACTATTGTACCAGATATGGCAATAAGAGACATTGATGGAAACCCTATAGACTATAGAAACTTAAGTTCTATTGATTTAAAATTTAATGATAAATTAATTTTTGAAGATTTAAGTGAAACAACTAATAATGCAAGACCAACATCAACCAGATGGAGAGTTCATACTATAGAGGATAATGAAGATGATGAAATAAACATTTTTAATGGAACTACAAAAATCGATACAATTACTTTTAATAAGCAGATAGGAAGTTTTAGAGGTAAATTGACTTCTAATAGAGATAGGACAGAAACCATTAAAGCGGATAGTGAAATTTTTGATATACCTGTGGTATTTAATGTTACAGCACTTGATGAATCTTTTACGCAAACAGGATCTGTAGAAGAATTGCCAGACGGTACTATACAGGTTCCATTAAGCTCGATAGTTGCAGATATAGGTAGTAGCCCAGTTGCATCTTTTACAGTTAATGTGAATGGAAGCCCAGCTACAATAAACTCTGTGATAAAAAGTAATACTGCTGGTAACACTTTAATCGTAACCCTAGAGACTGATATCCAAGAAACCGACGTAGTTACTATATCATATGATGGGAACGGTGGTTTACAATCATTAGATGAAAGGCCTCTACAAGCCTTTTCAAATGTAGCAGTTGCGAACTATATTGTAACTCCAGTAATACAAACAGGTACGATTATAGAGTTAAGAGATGAAACGATTCAAGTGCCTTTTGATGTTGACTTTGACCCTGATACGTTTACAGGTGATACGACCCAAGGTTTTGAAGTATTAGTTAATGGAATAAGTTTTTCTATTGCGTCTGTTAGTATAGATAATACCGATAATAAGGTTTTAAATATTAATTTGACAGATCCTATTTATCGCCCAGATGTTATAACAGTTGGACATGATGGTTCTGGAGATATACGAGCTATCGGAGGTGGAGCTATCGGAGCGTTTACTGGAGTTCCGGTAATTATGGATAATGGAGATATTTTAAACGGAGATGGTAGTTTTGATGATTCCTCTAAATGGAATAATAATTCAGGGAACGGTACATCTTCCATAACATTTCCTAATCCAGCAGTGCCTGCTAACAATCCAGATACTGGTGCTGTAGCTTTTGTAGAAGCTCCAGACGGGAATAAGCCTGATTTAAGATCTTCAGGAACCTATCCATTTGAAGCAGGAAAAACATATGTTTGGACGGCAAAAAGATACATTTTTACAGCACATACTACCACTTTTGCTAAACCATATATAGCAAGTGACCAACTTCCAAATGATGATTATGTTGGAGAAGCTAGAGAGGTTTGGGAAGATATTCAGATTGCTGAATTTGTACAAAGTACAACAGGTAATTTTATTGTAAGATACCAACCTGTACCAGCCGGAGTAAGTAGAGTTTATTATGACGATTTCATAATAGCCGAAAAAGAAGTAAGACCTTAA
- a CDS encoding alpha-L-fucosidase yields MSSKTQVLFLSIALLLMVSCKSKDEQEQTGTPNDKEQVFDPNWESIKKHYKDPEWFNNQKFGIFIHWGAYSVPAYGSEWYPRQMYMDTATFTARLDLKKEGPNDTYLHHKKTWGDQKEFGYKDLIPMFKGEKFNASEWIDLFKKSGAKYVVPVADHHDGFAMYKSNTTRWNAFDMGPKRDVLGELFKEGRSQGLIMGASSHFAFNWSFYNKKDHFDTTDPEYADLYSSKGKDLREPVSEKFKQRWLERTIDLIDNYQPDILWFDFYVDIPDFAEVRPKIAAYYYNKGIEWGKEVVINDKNFSHEAFPEGTVIYDLERGKLPGIRKLPWQTDTSIGKNSWSHVTNWKSKTTNEIIDDLVDIVSKNGNLLLNVGPKSDGTIPDGQQKILLQIGDWLKVNGDAIYDTKYWRVFGEGPTKVKNGHHSEGKNKAFTGQDIRFTQKGNKLYAVLMAWPKNGSVLIKSITHDDHVSGIKMLGSEADINWSQNDVGLLVEMPKDKPGEYAYVLELTL; encoded by the coding sequence ATGTCCTCAAAAACACAGGTTCTTTTTTTATCAATTGCTTTATTGCTAATGGTTTCATGTAAATCTAAAGATGAACAAGAGCAAACTGGAACTCCTAATGATAAAGAACAAGTGTTTGACCCTAATTGGGAGTCCATAAAGAAACACTACAAAGATCCTGAATGGTTTAATAATCAAAAATTTGGAATTTTCATCCATTGGGGAGCTTATTCAGTGCCAGCATATGGTTCAGAATGGTATCCAAGGCAAATGTATATGGACACTGCTACTTTTACTGCAAGACTTGACTTAAAAAAGGAAGGTCCTAATGATACTTACTTACATCATAAAAAAACTTGGGGAGACCAGAAAGAGTTTGGCTATAAAGACCTTATCCCCATGTTTAAAGGTGAAAAATTCAATGCTTCAGAATGGATTGATTTATTTAAAAAATCTGGAGCAAAGTATGTAGTGCCTGTTGCTGACCACCATGATGGATTTGCTATGTACAAATCTAACACCACACGGTGGAATGCCTTCGATATGGGACCAAAACGCGATGTTTTAGGAGAACTATTCAAAGAAGGAAGATCACAAGGGTTAATTATGGGAGCTTCATCTCATTTTGCCTTCAACTGGTCTTTTTACAATAAGAAAGACCATTTTGATACCACAGACCCAGAGTATGCTGATTTATATTCCTCCAAAGGAAAAGATTTGAGAGAACCTGTTTCTGAAAAATTCAAACAGCGTTGGCTAGAGCGAACTATTGACTTAATTGACAACTACCAACCCGATATTCTTTGGTTCGACTTTTATGTAGATATCCCTGATTTTGCTGAGGTAAGACCAAAAATTGCAGCATATTATTATAATAAAGGCATTGAATGGGGTAAAGAAGTGGTTATTAATGATAAAAATTTTAGCCATGAAGCGTTTCCTGAAGGCACTGTTATTTATGATTTAGAAAGAGGCAAATTACCGGGGATTAGAAAATTACCTTGGCAAACAGATACTTCAATAGGCAAAAACTCATGGAGCCATGTTACCAACTGGAAATCTAAAACTACCAATGAGATTATTGATGATTTAGTAGACATTGTTTCAAAAAACGGGAACCTGTTATTAAATGTAGGTCCTAAATCTGATGGTACCATTCCAGATGGTCAACAAAAAATATTACTGCAAATTGGAGATTGGTTAAAAGTTAACGGAGACGCTATTTACGACACAAAGTATTGGAGAGTTTTTGGAGAAGGTCCTACCAAAGTAAAAAACGGTCATCATTCTGAAGGAAAAAACAAGGCGTTTACAGGTCAAGATATTCGCTTTACCCAAAAAGGAAACAAACTGTATGCCGTGCTTATGGCCTGGCCTAAGAACGGTAGTGTGCTCATAAAATCCATTACACATGACGACCACGTAAGCGGCATAAAAATGCTAGGAAGTGAAGCAGACATTAATTGGTCTCAAAATGATGTTGGCTTGTTGGTAGAGATGCCTAAAGACAAACCTGGAGAGTATGCTTATGTACTTGAGTTAACATTGTAA
- a CDS encoding sulfatase-like hydrolase/transferase — MKKIKAAAFASLAIVIFGLSILKLHSQERPNIIFILTDDQSFGMLGCEGNPIVQTPNIDRLATDGIRFTNAHITSAICTPSRISILLSQYERKHGVNFNSGTSVSDEAWEQSYPMVMRKAGYYTGWIGKNHAPIGNGGYISGVMEKSFDYWYAGHGHIGFYPKERHEIFKDAKASTQVEVINEGVNDFIDNNERRLKGAVHFLDERPEDKPFMLSINFNLPHGAGTRSMEMRETDEDIYKTLYRDLEMPLPENYIAKADIKMPKLPADLLRVEDRQNIYNYVDTPESFRERYTRQLQAMTGIDRLVGNLRKKLKDLKIDKNTIIIFTSDHGLFMGEQGLGGKSLCYEKTTHVPMIIMNPKVKRKYRGVTSDALVQSIDVAPTMLAYAGIDQPSSFQGQNISHLVEGGDENVRDYLFTENLWSTQFGNPRCEAVQDKEWKYIRYYKNTTFPASKNIKAAKTLGIDVTKMLYAVHDPAIAVYRDYIESPLQGEEPVYEELYNLKEDPNELKNLVDNKDYERVLNTLKKAWKEKITMARGTEAPKVLRYTNDSHPKGGH; from the coding sequence ATGAAAAAAATTAAGGCAGCTGCATTTGCGTCTTTGGCAATCGTTATTTTTGGGTTGTCGATTTTAAAATTGCATTCGCAAGAACGTCCTAATATTATTTTTATTCTTACCGACGACCAATCTTTTGGTATGTTGGGGTGTGAAGGAAATCCTATTGTTCAAACACCAAATATAGATAGATTGGCGACAGATGGGATCCGTTTTACAAATGCACATATTACCAGTGCCATTTGTACGCCCAGTAGAATTTCTATTTTGTTAAGTCAATACGAACGTAAACATGGTGTGAATTTTAATTCGGGCACAAGTGTTTCGGATGAAGCATGGGAACAATCGTATCCCATGGTTATGAGAAAAGCGGGTTATTATACGGGTTGGATTGGTAAAAACCATGCACCAATTGGTAATGGAGGATATATTAGTGGCGTTATGGAAAAAAGTTTTGACTATTGGTACGCTGGTCATGGCCATATTGGTTTTTATCCAAAGGAAAGACACGAGATTTTTAAAGATGCCAAAGCAAGCACCCAAGTTGAAGTAATAAATGAAGGAGTTAACGATTTTATCGATAATAATGAAAGACGATTAAAAGGTGCTGTTCACTTTTTAGATGAACGTCCAGAAGATAAACCATTCATGTTGTCCATTAATTTTAATTTACCACATGGAGCAGGTACAAGATCTATGGAAATGCGGGAAACAGATGAGGATATTTACAAAACCCTGTATCGGGATTTAGAGATGCCATTGCCGGAAAACTATATAGCGAAAGCCGATATTAAAATGCCTAAATTACCAGCAGATTTGCTGCGAGTAGAAGATAGACAAAATATTTATAATTATGTAGATACTCCAGAAAGCTTTAGAGAACGTTACACGCGTCAACTTCAGGCTATGACAGGCATTGATCGTTTAGTAGGAAATTTAAGAAAGAAATTAAAAGATTTAAAAATAGATAAGAATACCATTATCATATTTACTTCAGATCATGGATTGTTTATGGGAGAACAAGGTCTTGGAGGAAAGTCATTATGCTACGAGAAAACAACTCATGTCCCTATGATTATTATGAATCCTAAAGTAAAACGAAAATATAGAGGCGTTACATCTGATGCTTTGGTGCAAAGTATAGATGTTGCGCCTACAATGTTGGCCTATGCTGGGATTGATCAGCCTTCAAGTTTCCAAGGGCAAAATATATCTCATTTAGTAGAAGGAGGGGATGAAAATGTTAGAGACTATCTTTTTACAGAAAACCTATGGTCTACACAGTTTGGTAACCCTAGATGCGAAGCGGTTCAAGATAAAGAATGGAAATATATACGTTACTATAAAAATACAACGTTTCCTGCATCAAAAAATATTAAAGCAGCTAAAACCCTTGGTATTGATGTGACGAAAATGTTATACGCAGTTCACGATCCTGCTATAGCTGTTTATAGAGATTATATCGAGTCGCCTTTACAAGGAGAAGAACCTGTATATGAAGAATTATATAACTTAAAGGAAGATCCGAATGAGCTAAAGAATCTTGTAGATAATAAAGATTATGAGAGGGTATTAAATACTTTAAAAAAGGCGTGGAAAGAGAAAATAACCATGGCTAGGGGCACCGAAGCACCAAAAGTTTTAAGGTACACAAATGATAGCCACCCTAAAGGAGGGCATTAA
- a CDS encoding VPS10 domain-containing protein: MYLLKISLAIIMLPFIGNAQNFSAGFEAPVDTEWGSTFENGLPVFQRNTVSKNTGDYGFQMSFSNTDHKGNLISKNIAWENGETYKISFQYRAIVPGDNNTPNIKVFDGNGVKIMQYNFSLSNTSWQEVSFDFTSNIDDTSGYVLFSMRPSSTGTGEFYFDDFSIEKVVPDFFDLIKTTDVASDASIKWVQFGPGMSGNNNSLYTHPTDPDVVYTSPNMGNSYRSTDRGFTYEAILNEDGPNHKSGLRGAVEMYVLDFSRQNPNYGFSTGKRKGELYVTTDKGKTWTPQLSTSGVIGNNFLSCVAVDPSDDNIWFLSAGRMRDYSRILYPQSAPKGTHIDPNANGRIWKSTDKGNTWSLSNTGINANAEFETILVDPVESNIVYAGSNYGFYKSTDGGATWTLKSNGIDHDMIRSMAMHHDKNTNAITLYALSNITWKANGTTVEDDAGGIFKSTDKGETWTDISGNLAINLDYFKNNAQIKKSYYTTIAHYFGLSSNAEAETTYPNLPTSITQRFNMITVDPNDVNNIYLINNYSNASKNNFMPGQIWRTTNGGTNWFVTLRNGKNWNNGTDNAYWALRSNPMGTNVSFKYKSDWLNRDVYERKGSNFIKFNADGTVLYTQMAKIGFVSYDKGANWIDIDDEETTANSESWVGAGNSNVPGHGFYQTMSIPNAVFCPSGENSLWITNDEGDNVRAGAQGARVVELVDSEHSVSSVVVHPNDPTIWYATFFRQAKQGQVLKSTDSGETWSSIGTPLPQPWPEPAGGGDKSVHQLSFMIDKDTPDTMYFCVPRSTLDLEWVGDSVTGWGIHKSTDGGVTWTQPNTGLPASLDVSRLVFDPSSTSILYATVIGNNGGLYKSIDKGETWSEVASTTSISKSSGINDIHFDGSGKVYITAGYKNVSANDGGLWVSNDGMASWTKVFDHPWTNRVEVAKYDTRTILVSTLANATINFKNAGTYLSKDAGATWIKINKGNGQSDRVNDIAIDYFIPGKYYASTRGSGWYVAVDPNPNLSVGDNSHPKDDIRVYPNPAKKTINIKGLHGKIELKIYSLQGQLVKEYKGLSTDKYSISSLNQGIYLYKVTNADKSLFKTGKLAKY; the protein is encoded by the coding sequence ATGTATTTACTAAAAATATCCTTAGCAATAATAATGTTGCCCTTTATTGGTAATGCACAAAATTTTAGTGCTGGGTTTGAAGCTCCTGTAGACACTGAATGGGGTTCTACTTTTGAAAATGGTTTACCTGTTTTTCAGCGTAATACCGTTTCTAAAAACACTGGGGATTATGGGTTTCAAATGAGTTTTTCTAATACAGATCACAAGGGAAACCTTATATCAAAAAATATAGCCTGGGAAAACGGGGAAACTTATAAAATATCCTTCCAATATAGAGCTATTGTTCCTGGAGATAATAATACACCAAATATTAAAGTGTTTGATGGTAATGGTGTAAAAATCATGCAATATAATTTCTCGCTATCTAATACATCATGGCAAGAAGTTTCATTCGATTTTACATCAAATATTGATGATACATCGGGGTATGTATTATTTTCTATGCGTCCATCCAGTACTGGTACGGGAGAATTTTATTTTGATGATTTTTCAATAGAGAAAGTCGTGCCAGATTTTTTTGATTTAATAAAAACCACCGATGTAGCTTCAGATGCATCTATTAAATGGGTGCAATTTGGTCCTGGGATGAGTGGTAATAATAATTCATTGTATACACATCCAACAGATCCTGATGTTGTTTATACGAGCCCTAACATGGGAAACAGTTATAGATCAACAGACCGCGGATTTACCTATGAAGCTATTTTAAATGAAGACGGACCTAATCATAAATCTGGGTTACGTGGAGCCGTAGAGATGTATGTACTGGATTTTTCCAGACAAAACCCAAATTATGGTTTTTCTACAGGAAAACGTAAAGGCGAGTTATATGTAACAACAGACAAAGGAAAAACATGGACCCCACAATTATCAACTAGTGGTGTTATTGGAAACAATTTCCTATCATGTGTTGCTGTAGATCCGTCTGATGATAATATCTGGTTTTTGTCAGCTGGTAGAATGCGGGATTACAGCCGTATACTATATCCGCAGTCTGCTCCTAAAGGGACTCATATAGACCCTAATGCCAATGGAAGAATTTGGAAAAGTACAGACAAGGGTAATACTTGGAGTTTGTCTAATACAGGTATAAATGCAAATGCAGAGTTTGAAACCATACTTGTTGATCCTGTTGAGAGTAACATCGTATATGCAGGTAGTAATTATGGATTTTATAAAAGTACAGATGGAGGAGCAACATGGACGTTAAAGTCTAATGGTATCGATCATGATATGATTCGTTCTATGGCCATGCATCATGATAAAAATACAAATGCCATAACGCTTTATGCTTTAAGTAATATTACATGGAAAGCTAACGGAACCACTGTTGAAGATGATGCAGGAGGCATATTTAAAAGTACCGATAAAGGTGAAACCTGGACAGATATTAGTGGCAATCTAGCTATTAATCTAGATTACTTTAAAAACAACGCACAAATTAAAAAAAGCTATTATACAACTATAGCGCATTATTTTGGGTTAAGTTCAAATGCTGAAGCAGAAACAACATATCCAAACCTACCAACAAGTATCACTCAGCGTTTCAATATGATAACGGTTGACCCTAACGATGTTAATAATATTTATCTTATCAATAATTACTCCAATGCTTCAAAAAACAATTTTATGCCGGGACAAATATGGCGTACTACAAATGGCGGAACAAATTGGTTTGTGACATTACGAAATGGTAAAAACTGGAATAATGGTACAGATAATGCATATTGGGCATTAAGAAGCAATCCTATGGGTACTAATGTGTCGTTTAAATATAAGAGTGATTGGTTAAATAGAGATGTGTACGAACGAAAAGGGTCAAACTTTATAAAGTTTAATGCAGATGGTACCGTATTATATACCCAAATGGCAAAAATTGGATTTGTGTCTTATGATAAAGGTGCAAACTGGATTGATATAGACGATGAAGAAACCACAGCAAATTCTGAAAGCTGGGTAGGTGCAGGAAATAGCAATGTACCAGGGCATGGATTTTATCAAACCATGAGTATTCCAAATGCGGTGTTTTGTCCATCGGGAGAAAACAGTTTGTGGATTACAAATGATGAAGGTGACAATGTTCGTGCTGGAGCTCAAGGTGCTCGGGTTGTAGAATTGGTAGATTCGGAGCATTCTGTAAGCTCCGTAGTGGTTCATCCTAACGACCCTACAATTTGGTATGCTACTTTTTTCAGGCAGGCAAAACAAGGACAAGTGCTGAAATCTACAGATAGCGGAGAAACATGGAGCAGTATCGGGACACCGTTGCCACAACCTTGGCCAGAACCAGCTGGCGGAGGCGATAAATCAGTACATCAATTGAGTTTTATGATTGATAAAGATACCCCTGATACAATGTATTTCTGTGTACCTAGATCAACTTTAGATTTAGAATGGGTAGGAGATAGTGTTACCGGATGGGGCATACATAAATCTACAGATGGCGGTGTCACTTGGACACAACCTAATACAGGCTTACCGGCTTCATTAGATGTGTCTAGATTGGTTTTTGACCCCAGTTCTACCAGTATTTTATATGCAACAGTAATTGGTAATAATGGAGGGTTATATAAATCTATTGATAAAGGCGAAACTTGGTCAGAAGTAGCTTCAACAACATCAATATCCAAATCATCTGGAATTAACGATATTCACTTTGATGGTAGTGGTAAAGTATATATTACTGCTGGTTATAAAAATGTAAGTGCTAACGATGGTGGCCTTTGGGTAAGTAATGACGGTATGGCATCCTGGACTAAAGTTTTTGATCATCCATGGACAAATCGTGTAGAAGTCGCAAAATATGATACAAGAACCATTTTGGTTTCTACCTTAGCCAATGCTACTATAAACTTTAAAAATGCAGGAACTTATTTATCTAAAGATGCAGGTGCTACTTGGATTAAGATAAACAAAGGTAACGGACAATCTGATAGGGTTAATGATATTGCCATAGATTATTTTATACCAGGAAAATATTATGCTTCAACAAGAGGAAGTGGTTGGTATGTAGCCGTAGATCCTAACCCTAATTTAAGTGTTGGAGATAACTCACACCCAAAAGACGACATTAGAGTATACCCAAACCCAGCAAAAAAGACTATAAATATTAAAGGGTTACATGGTAAGATTGAATTAAAAATTTATTCATTACAAGGTCAATTAGTAAAAGAATATAAAGGACTGTCAACAGATAAATATTCTATATCGTCTCTAAATCAAGGAATATATTTGTATAAGGTAACCAATGCTGATAAGTCTTTATTTAAAACAGGAAAATTGGCAAAGTATTAA